A segment of the Alistipes communis genome:
TCGTCATCTCGTCGGTGGGAGGATTGCGCGGCAGCGGTGCCGCTCCGGCTTACAACGCCTCGAAAGCCTATCAGATCAACTATGCCGAGGGGTTGCGCCAGCGGGTCGCGAAGAGCGGACTGCCGGTCACGATCACCGACATACGGCCGGGGCTGGTCGATACGGCGATGGCCAAAGGCGAGGGGTTGTTCTGGGTGCAGCCGGTGGCGAAGACCGTCCGGCAGATTCTGCGTGCCGTCGAGAGGCGGCGTCACGTGGCTGTCGTCACGCGGCGCTGGCGCATCGCGGCGTGGCTGTTGCGGCATTTGCCCGAAAGCCTCTATCTGAAAATGTAGAAGGGAAAGTCGGGTACGGAGCGCTCCTCCCGATCGCGGAACGGTTTGCGGCGGGGCATGGCGGAAAGAGACGAAAGAGGGGCGTTCTACCGAACGCCCCTCTTTCGTCATTGCCCGATCCGCCTGAGCCAGCGCCGGTAGCCCGCGACGGCCAGTGCGGAGTAGAGCAGATACAATCCCGCCGTGAGGGGAATATCCTTGTAGAGATAGAGCCCCACCGTCACGACGTCCACGGCCAGCCACACGAGCCATTGCTCGACGTATTTGCGCGAAAGCATCCAATAGGCCATGATGCAGAGCGCCGTGGTGAGGCTGTCCCAGAACGGAACGGTGCTGTCCGTGAAACACACGAGCAACAGGTAGAGCAGCGCGTGGATCGCCGCATAGGCGGCGGCCATGCGGAAC
Coding sequences within it:
- the pnuC gene encoding nicotinamide riboside transporter PnuC, with translation MDWKLALQLAGVVLGLLYLWLEYRADIRLWIVGLVMPLVHGALYYKSGLYADCAMQVYYILAGLYGLCVWAKKPKPAERETGRIARTPARMWFRMAAAYAAIHALLYLLLVCFTDSTVPFWDSLTTALCIMAYWMLSRKYVEQWLVWLAVDVVTVGLYLYKDIPLTAGLYLLYSALAVAGYRRWLRRIGQ